Proteins encoded within one genomic window of Methanothrix harundinacea 6Ac:
- a CDS encoding CDC48 family AAA ATPase translates to MTMTTTLRVAEAYHRDVGRGIARLAQDLISDLGVEGGAVVEIQGRRTAYAVAWQASPKEAKDVIRIDGNLRSNLGVGIDDRVTVRKSEARPAKRIVLAPTSRTRLVGGPQYLLRTLLGRPIVKGEQLKIEMISSALGFVVVSTAPKGPVVVAAETEIKILKDTLEEMAVRDVSYEDIGGLGKEIRMVREMIELPLRHPEIFERLGIRPPQGLLLFGPPGTGKTLIARAVASETEANFISISGPEITSKFYGESEKRLREIFEEAERSAPSIVFIDEIDSIAPKREEVAGDLERRVVAQLLSLMDGLAYRGEVIVIAATNRPNSLDPAIRRGGRFDREMEIGIPDKNGRLEILYVHTRGMPLSEDVDLEGIAERTHGFVGADLASLCKEAAMHTLKGLIPDLDAEEAIPLRVLEELVVAEEDFRFALKMIEPSAMREVFVEVAEVHWYEVGGLDRAKEDLVEAVEWPLKYPEAFDSIGIRPPRGVLLFGPPGTGKTLLAKAVATESGVNFISVKGPELLSKWVGESERAVREVFRKAKQAAPSLIFFDEVDAVVPARGSGLDSHATERVVSQFLTELDGVVELKDVVVLAATNRPDLLDPSLLRPGRFDRLIRIPIPDRVARERIFEIHLSGMPLAGDVSASRLAEVTEGWTGADIETLCREAGMTALREKILPGMRREELILQGVQVEGRHFREAFERAKPHLTPEMAADYQRLMKDFEV, encoded by the coding sequence ATGACCATGACCACAACTCTCAGGGTGGCGGAGGCCTATCACAGGGATGTCGGCCGGGGGATCGCCAGGCTCGCCCAGGATCTGATCAGCGATCTCGGCGTCGAAGGGGGCGCGGTGGTGGAGATCCAGGGGAGGAGGACCGCCTACGCCGTCGCCTGGCAGGCCTCGCCGAAGGAGGCGAAGGACGTCATCAGGATAGACGGGAACCTTCGGAGCAACCTCGGGGTCGGGATAGACGACCGGGTGACCGTCCGGAAGAGCGAAGCGAGGCCGGCGAAGAGGATCGTCCTCGCCCCCACCAGCAGGACGAGGCTCGTCGGAGGCCCCCAGTACCTCCTCCGAACCCTTCTGGGGAGGCCGATCGTGAAGGGGGAGCAGCTGAAGATCGAGATGATCTCGTCAGCCCTCGGCTTCGTCGTGGTGAGCACCGCCCCGAAGGGGCCGGTGGTGGTGGCTGCCGAGACGGAGATCAAGATCCTGAAGGATACCCTGGAGGAGATGGCGGTGAGGGACGTCTCCTACGAGGACATCGGAGGCCTCGGAAAGGAGATCAGGATGGTCCGGGAGATGATAGAGCTCCCCCTCCGCCACCCCGAGATCTTCGAGCGGCTGGGGATCAGGCCTCCCCAGGGCCTCCTCCTCTTCGGCCCGCCGGGGACGGGCAAGACCCTCATCGCCCGGGCGGTGGCGAGCGAGACGGAGGCGAACTTCATCAGCATCAGCGGCCCTGAGATCACCTCCAAGTTCTATGGCGAGTCGGAGAAGAGGCTCCGGGAGATCTTCGAGGAGGCGGAGAGGAGCGCCCCCTCCATCGTCTTCATCGACGAGATCGACTCAATAGCCCCGAAGCGGGAGGAGGTGGCGGGGGACCTGGAGCGGAGGGTCGTCGCCCAGCTCCTCTCCCTCATGGACGGCCTCGCCTACCGGGGCGAGGTGATCGTCATCGCCGCCACCAACCGGCCCAACTCCCTCGACCCGGCGATCCGGCGGGGGGGGAGGTTCGATCGGGAGATGGAGATCGGGATCCCCGACAAGAACGGGAGGCTCGAGATCCTCTACGTCCACACCCGGGGGATGCCCCTATCGGAGGACGTGGACCTGGAGGGGATCGCCGAGAGGACCCACGGCTTCGTCGGAGCCGACCTCGCCTCCCTCTGCAAGGAGGCGGCGATGCACACCTTGAAGGGGCTCATCCCCGACCTCGACGCGGAGGAGGCGATACCCCTCCGGGTCCTGGAGGAGCTGGTGGTGGCGGAGGAGGACTTCAGGTTCGCCCTGAAGATGATCGAGCCCTCCGCCATGAGGGAGGTCTTTGTGGAGGTGGCGGAGGTCCACTGGTACGAGGTCGGCGGCCTGGACCGGGCGAAGGAGGATCTGGTGGAGGCGGTGGAGTGGCCCCTCAAGTACCCCGAGGCCTTCGACTCGATCGGGATCAGGCCGCCCCGGGGTGTCCTCCTCTTCGGCCCGCCGGGGACGGGCAAGACCCTCCTAGCCAAGGCCGTGGCCACCGAGAGCGGGGTGAACTTCATCTCGGTGAAGGGCCCCGAGCTCCTCTCCAAGTGGGTCGGAGAGTCGGAGCGGGCGGTGAGGGAGGTCTTCCGGAAGGCGAAGCAAGCGGCTCCATCCCTCATATTCTTCGACGAGGTCGACGCCGTCGTCCCCGCCAGGGGCTCGGGGCTCGACTCCCACGCCACCGAGAGGGTGGTGAGCCAGTTTCTGACGGAGCTCGACGGCGTCGTCGAGCTGAAGGACGTCGTCGTCCTCGCCGCCACCAACCGGCCGGACCTCTTGGACCCCTCCCTCCTCCGCCCGGGAAGGTTCGACCGATTGATCAGGATCCCTATCCCCGACCGGGTGGCCCGGGAGCGGATATTCGAGATACACCTCTCAGGGATGCCCCTGGCCGGGGACGTCTCCGCCTCCCGCCTCGCGGAGGTGACGGAGGGGTGGACGGGGGCGGACATCGAGACCCTCTGCCGGGAGGCGGGGATGACCGCCTTGAGGGAGAAGATCCTCCCCGGGATGAGGCGAGAGGAGCTGATCCTCCAGGGGGTCCAGGTGGAAGGGCGGCACTTCCGGGAGGCCTTCGAGAGGGCGAAGCCCCACCTGACTCCGGAGATGGCGGCGGATTACCAGAGGCTGATGAAGGATTTCGAGGTGTAG
- a CDS encoding ArsR/SmtB family transcription factor, with protein sequence MDPVEILDILGNENRRRILQLLSCRPFYFNEMAKRLDLGPKAVIDHLEMLERAGLIECYRDDRRRKYFRIAENVVLEVAFSPHSYGIRTYRPQPPGRPLRREAWGDRIPDRTPSAPEPPAGSGRRDLRPNELEGICSRLRELEEERLRLRGLLEEIASEEMAARRLATGLIVESASDEMEAEILTALLSGDSGSEALAARLGIPAAVVEERLRGLAAQGKVQKRGERWTI encoded by the coding sequence TTGGATCCCGTAGAGATTCTGGACATACTGGGGAACGAGAACCGCAGAAGGATCCTCCAGCTCCTCTCCTGCCGCCCCTTCTACTTCAACGAGATGGCCAAGCGGCTCGACCTCGGGCCGAAGGCGGTGATAGACCACCTGGAGATGCTGGAGCGGGCGGGGCTCATCGAGTGCTACCGGGACGACCGGCGCCGGAAGTACTTCAGGATCGCCGAGAACGTCGTCCTGGAGGTGGCCTTCTCCCCCCACTCCTACGGGATCAGGACCTACCGCCCCCAGCCGCCCGGGAGGCCGCTGAGGAGGGAGGCCTGGGGCGATAGGATACCGGACCGGACGCCTTCGGCCCCCGAGCCTCCGGCCGGATCGGGCAGGCGCGATCTCCGGCCTAATGAGCTGGAGGGGATCTGCTCGCGCCTCCGGGAGCTGGAGGAGGAGCGGCTCCGGTTGCGGGGGCTTTTGGAGGAGATAGCCTCCGAGGAGATGGCGGCGAGGCGGCTTGCCACGGGGCTCATCGTCGAGTCCGCCTCCGACGAGATGGAGGCGGAGATCCTCACCGCCCTCCTCTCAGGCGACTCCGGCTCTGAGGCGCTGGCCGCAAGGCTGGGGATCCCCGCTGCCGTCGTCGAGGAGAGGCTGAGGGGGCTTGCGGCCCAGGGGAAGGTTCAAAAGCGGGGCGAGCGGTGGACGATATGA
- a CDS encoding hemolysin family protein, with the protein MSFEIVVLTLLIIINGLFAMAEIAVVSSRRSRLQELAEGGDGGAGVALDLAEEPTAFLSTIQIGITLVGTLAGAYGGATVAKELAGRLEAVPALAPHSTFIGFGIVVIAITYTMLILGELVPKRAALNDPERIASIVASPLRLFSRAASPLVFLLSGSTNVVIRALGIKPNNGPPVTEEEIKILIDLGAGAGVFEKAEKEMVERVFRLGDRKASTLMTPRSEIVWLGARETPDMIKEKISGRAYTLFPVCNGDLDDVMGVVHAKDLLFRAEGVEEVQFEGVLFPPLFVPESMRGLKVLERFKETGIHLAIVVDEFGRVEGLVTLTDLLEAIVGDIPHIDELTEPSIIQRGDGSWLVDGMISIDDFKENFDVEKMPEEDAGVYQTLGGFAIMQFERIPHSGDHFDWGGLRFEVMDMDYNRVDKLLITPLKRPDRGRRR; encoded by the coding sequence ATGAGCTTTGAGATCGTCGTCTTAACCCTGCTGATAATCATCAACGGCCTCTTCGCCATGGCCGAGATCGCCGTCGTCTCCTCCAGAAGGTCGAGGCTCCAGGAGCTGGCGGAGGGGGGAGACGGGGGGGCGGGGGTGGCCCTCGACCTCGCCGAGGAGCCGACGGCCTTCCTCTCGACGATCCAGATAGGTATAACCCTGGTGGGGACCCTCGCCGGAGCCTACGGCGGGGCGACGGTGGCAAAGGAGCTAGCCGGCCGTTTGGAGGCGGTCCCGGCCCTCGCCCCTCACAGCACCTTCATCGGCTTCGGCATCGTCGTCATCGCCATAACGTACACGATGCTGATCCTGGGGGAGCTGGTCCCCAAGAGGGCTGCCCTCAACGACCCGGAGAGGATCGCCTCCATTGTGGCCTCTCCCCTCCGCCTCTTCTCCCGGGCCGCAAGCCCCCTCGTCTTCCTCCTCAGCGGTTCGACGAACGTCGTCATCAGGGCCCTGGGTATAAAGCCGAATAACGGCCCCCCCGTCACCGAGGAGGAGATAAAGATCTTGATCGACCTCGGCGCCGGGGCCGGGGTCTTCGAGAAGGCGGAGAAGGAGATGGTGGAGCGGGTCTTCAGGCTCGGAGACCGGAAGGCTTCCACCCTGATGACCCCAAGGTCGGAGATCGTCTGGCTGGGCGCGAGGGAAACCCCCGATATGATCAAGGAGAAGATCTCCGGGAGGGCTTACACCCTCTTTCCCGTCTGCAACGGCGATCTGGACGACGTCATGGGGGTAGTCCACGCCAAAGACCTCCTCTTCAGGGCGGAAGGGGTCGAAGAGGTCCAGTTCGAGGGGGTGCTATTCCCACCCCTCTTCGTCCCCGAGAGCATGAGGGGGCTGAAGGTCCTGGAGCGGTTCAAGGAGACGGGGATCCATCTCGCCATAGTAGTCGACGAGTTCGGCAGGGTCGAGGGGCTCGTCACCCTCACCGACCTTCTGGAGGCGATAGTCGGGGACATCCCCCACATCGACGAGCTGACGGAGCCCTCTATTATCCAGAGGGGGGACGGCTCGTGGCTGGTGGACGGCATGATCTCGATAGATGACTTCAAGGAGAACTTCGACGTCGAGAAGATGCCCGAGGAGGACGCGGGGGTCTACCAGACCCTCGGGGGCTTTGCCATCATGCAGTTTGAGAGGATCCCCCACTCCGGCGACCACTTCGACTGGGGGGGTCTCCGCTTTGAGGTGATGGATATGGATTACAACCGCGTCGACAAGCTTCTTATAACCCCCCTCAAGAGGCCCGATCGGGGGCGGCGCCGTTAG
- the htpX gene encoding zinc metalloprotease HtpX — protein MMNRMRTTLLLASLTGLMLLIGGALGGRGGMMIALLLSLVMNMGTYWYSDKIVLKMYKAKEVTPSEAPALYGIVRGLVDRAQMPMPKVYIVDTPMPNAFATGRDPQHAAVAATTGIMRILDKDELEAVMAHELAHVKNRDTLISSVAATIAGVITFMASMAQWSLIFGGRDDDAGSIVGVIAMAILAPIAAMIIQMAISRSREFGADAGGAELCGRPMALASALSKLEGAAGRVQADVNPSTAHMFIVNPLKGKKLASLFSTHPSTQERIARLSEMK, from the coding sequence ATGATGAACCGAATGAGGACTACCCTACTTTTGGCCAGCCTCACGGGGCTGATGCTTCTGATCGGGGGAGCCCTGGGTGGGAGGGGCGGCATGATGATAGCCCTCCTCCTCTCCCTAGTGATGAACATGGGGACGTACTGGTACAGCGATAAAATTGTATTGAAGATGTACAAGGCGAAAGAGGTGACCCCCTCCGAGGCGCCGGCCCTCTACGGTATCGTTAGAGGTCTCGTAGACCGGGCGCAGATGCCGATGCCGAAGGTCTACATCGTCGATACCCCCATGCCCAACGCCTTTGCGACGGGAAGAGACCCGCAGCATGCCGCCGTGGCGGCGACCACCGGGATCATGAGGATCCTGGATAAGGACGAGCTGGAGGCGGTGATGGCCCACGAGCTCGCCCACGTAAAGAACCGGGACACCCTCATCAGCTCTGTAGCCGCCACCATCGCCGGGGTCATAACCTTCATGGCCAGCATGGCCCAGTGGTCCCTCATCTTTGGCGGCCGGGACGACGATGCGGGCAGCATCGTCGGGGTCATCGCCATGGCGATCCTGGCGCCGATAGCGGCCATGATAATCCAGATGGCGATATCGAGGTCGAGGGAGTTTGGGGCCGACGCCGGGGGGGCGGAGCTCTGCGGAAGGCCTATGGCTCTCGCGAGCGCCCTATCCAAGCTGGAGGGGGCCGCAGGGAGGGTCCAGGCCGACGTAAACCCCTCGACCGCCCACATGTTCATCGTCAACCCCCTCAAGGGGAAGAAGCTCGCCTCCCTCTTCTCGACCCATCCGAGCACCCAGGAGAGGATCGCGCGCCTCTCTGAGATGAAGTGA
- a CDS encoding tetratricopeptide repeat protein, translated as MRLGVLLLLIPLLALADPALGDEESAEGWLEEAERYRQEGAIDLALSSLDRSLALDPDLAEAWVLRGEIALYNLTDREMAVEAFERALGIDPEDGVVWYELGNALSFLGRVDEALQAYNRSLTIDPENGKAWNNRGLILGALGRYEEAASSFERAISSDPDLAAAWQNRGNALRALGRPEEALECYASALAIDSGLVGSWKGAAELLRALGRDEEALARLDGAVGADPGDKAAWNDRGLILGVLGRYEEAVESFDAALRADPGYLLAWNNRGLALANLGRSEEALESYNRSIDIDPSFALAWYNRGRALFDLERYDEAVEAYDSALEVEPAFALAWNNRGAALAALGREEEALESYDRALEIDPGYEIAWYNRGSVLYLEGRYFDAIKAFDEAIRFNPTSADAWHSKGHALYQMRRPGEALVCYEKALELDPGRAETWHHRGVALADLNRAAEAAEAFDRALELDPEYEPPWYRKGILAYSSGRPEEALAHFTRAAELDPGHAEAWNNRGWILFTLGDTDEALESIDRALEADTALAEGWNNRGVVLTALGKNEEALEAYNRTIDIDPAHPRAWNNKGASLYHLGRYREAADCYGRALELDPAFADARANRAAALQRLQAS; from the coding sequence ATGAGACTCGGCGTCCTCCTCCTGCTGATCCCCCTCCTCGCCCTGGCGGACCCGGCCCTGGGAGATGAAGAATCCGCCGAAGGGTGGCTGGAGGAGGCGGAACGATACCGCCAGGAGGGAGCGATCGACCTCGCCCTCTCCTCCCTCGACCGATCCCTCGCCCTCGACCCGGACCTGGCCGAGGCCTGGGTCCTCCGGGGGGAGATCGCCCTTTACAACCTCACCGACCGGGAGATGGCCGTCGAGGCCTTCGAGCGGGCCCTCGGGATCGATCCGGAGGATGGCGTAGTCTGGTACGAGCTCGGCAACGCCCTCTCCTTCCTCGGCAGGGTCGATGAGGCCCTCCAGGCGTACAACCGCTCCCTCACCATCGATCCAGAGAACGGGAAGGCCTGGAACAACCGGGGGCTGATCCTGGGGGCCCTCGGGAGGTACGAGGAGGCGGCATCCTCTTTTGAGCGGGCCATCAGCTCTGACCCGGACCTTGCGGCGGCGTGGCAGAACCGGGGGAACGCCCTCCGGGCCCTCGGCAGGCCGGAGGAGGCCCTCGAATGCTACGCCTCTGCCCTGGCGATCGACTCCGGCCTCGTCGGGTCCTGGAAGGGGGCGGCCGAGCTCCTCCGGGCCCTGGGGAGGGACGAGGAGGCTCTCGCCAGGCTGGACGGGGCCGTCGGGGCCGATCCCGGGGACAAGGCCGCCTGGAACGATCGGGGGCTCATCCTGGGGGTCCTGGGGAGGTACGAGGAGGCGGTGGAGAGCTTCGACGCCGCCCTCCGGGCCGACCCCGGCTACCTCCTCGCCTGGAACAACCGGGGGCTAGCCCTCGCGAACCTCGGCCGCTCCGAGGAGGCCCTGGAGTCGTACAACCGATCGATCGATATCGACCCCTCCTTCGCCCTCGCCTGGTACAACCGGGGGCGGGCCCTCTTCGACCTCGAAAGGTACGATGAGGCGGTCGAGGCGTACGATTCGGCCCTGGAGGTCGAGCCGGCCTTCGCCCTCGCCTGGAACAACCGGGGCGCCGCCCTCGCCGCCCTGGGCAGGGAGGAGGAGGCGTTGGAGAGCTACGACCGGGCCCTGGAGATCGATCCGGGCTACGAGATCGCCTGGTACAACCGGGGCTCCGTCCTATACCTGGAAGGGCGGTACTTCGACGCCATCAAGGCCTTCGACGAGGCGATCAGGTTCAATCCCACCTCCGCCGACGCCTGGCACAGCAAGGGCCACGCCCTCTACCAGATGAGGCGGCCGGGGGAGGCCCTCGTCTGCTACGAGAAGGCCCTGGAGCTCGACCCCGGGAGGGCCGAGACCTGGCACCACCGGGGGGTCGCCCTCGCCGACCTGAACCGGGCGGCGGAGGCGGCGGAGGCCTTCGACCGGGCCCTGGAGCTCGACCCCGAGTACGAGCCCCCCTGGTACCGGAAGGGGATCCTTGCCTACTCCTCCGGGAGGCCGGAGGAGGCGCTCGCCCACTTCACCCGGGCGGCAGAGCTCGACCCCGGCCACGCCGAGGCGTGGAACAACCGGGGGTGGATCCTCTTCACCCTCGGCGATACCGACGAGGCCCTCGAGTCCATAGACCGGGCCCTGGAAGCGGACACCGCCCTCGCCGAGGGTTGGAACAACCGGGGGGTCGTCCTCACCGCTCTGGGGAAGAACGAGGAGGCCCTCGAGGCTTACAACAGGACGATCGATATCGACCCCGCCCACCCCCGGGCCTGGAACAACAAGGGCGCATCCCTCTACCACCTGGGCCGCTACCGGGAGGCGGCCGACTGCTACGGCCGGGCCCTGGAGCTCGACCCCGCCTTCGCCGACGCGAGGGCGAACAGGGCGGCGGCCCTCCAGAGGCTCCAGGCCTCCTGA
- a CDS encoding tetratricopeptide repeat protein, whose protein sequence is MAGLGRTGEALESYERASEADPSSAEVWKRKGDLLSSMKRPSEALDCYDVAAGIDPTDGAVWRNRGTILQSLGRLEEAVESYDRALAIDPASADLWYIRGTALDGLMRHEEAIESYDSALAINPGDARSWNRKGDAFYKLGQHRKAVECYDKFIELSSR, encoded by the coding sequence CTGGCGGGGCTGGGCAGGACGGGAGAGGCTCTGGAGAGCTATGAGAGGGCCTCCGAGGCCGACCCCTCCTCCGCCGAGGTCTGGAAGAGGAAGGGGGACCTCCTCTCCAGCATGAAGAGGCCCTCTGAGGCCCTCGATTGTTACGACGTCGCCGCCGGGATCGACCCCACCGACGGGGCGGTATGGCGGAACAGGGGCACGATCCTCCAGAGCCTGGGGAGGCTGGAGGAGGCGGTCGAGAGCTACGACCGGGCTCTTGCGATCGATCCCGCCTCCGCCGACCTCTGGTACATTCGGGGGACGGCCTTAGACGGCCTCATGAGGCACGAGGAGGCGATAGAGAGCTACGATTCCGCTCTGGCCATAAATCCGGGGGATGCCAGGAGCTGGAACCGGAAGGGGGACGCCTTCTACAAGCTGGGGCAGCACAGGAAGGCCGTCGAATGCTACGACAAGTTCATCGAGCTCAGCTCGAGGTAG
- a CDS encoding tetratricopeptide repeat protein: MKISALTILLLAIASASPAAGEEPSGGWLGKAIGFYSNESYDLALLYVNKSLDIDPAYPDAWSLKGYILSDLGRLDEALSCFNRSLEIDPQDPHIWYSKGFVLYGLGIYDEAIDCYDRAMEFNSTGPDLWRARGLALYSLGRYEEAVRSYDEAIVFDPAQGDLWYQKGLALCGLGRYEKAIESYDFAITIDGDDAASWHGKALALYSLGRAEEAIDCYDRAIDIDPSLTDVWYNKGIALYALGRHEEAFKCYDAAVEIDPLYHPAWFNKGLAFYSLGRVEEAIDCYDRAIDIDPSLVAVWNNKGNALYALGRFDEAQECYRRAVEIDPEYSNPWYNLGVVLQRLGRGEEALEAYDRLIEIDPNLSEAWYNRGLALYSLGRYDEAAGCYDRVLEIDPENGDVWYDKALALGSLGRYEEALDCYDEALEAGPRRPEVLNNRCNILYSLERYNESVGCYGDVIGIDPGYENAWYNRGVALYTLGRYEEASASYGEAAALNGSRVDAWVGMGDAFAAAGIYDRAVEAYDGAIALYPGDPAVWYNRGLLLYNASRLEEAVESFDEVIEIDPSYEGVWRLKGLALYALGRSDEAIDCYDEALEISPSEVSLWYNRGVVLFSLGRYGEAIESYDRVIELDRYEKGEALYSLGRYDEAIECYEKVLEVSPLEAKAWYQKGLAHQILGDYERSAECYDRVVEIDPGYEEVILRRGFVLLRLGDYDGALASYDLALQEDPDDLEAARGRGEALLALGRFEEASATFDRILANASEDGGAWHGRGLALAGLLRYDEAIDSYDRAIAINSSDNLLWIGRGGVLEEAGRLEDAVASFDRAIALDQEDPEAWSMRGRALMKAGRLEDAAASFDRAIALDPSSGEAQRGRGSVFEAQGRAEEAIGCYEAAIALDPPTPERGSGGAGSWRGWAGRERLWRAMRGPPRPTPPPPRSGRGRGTSSPA; this comes from the coding sequence ATGAAGATCTCGGCCCTCACGATCCTCCTCCTGGCCATCGCCTCCGCATCCCCCGCCGCCGGAGAGGAGCCGTCGGGAGGATGGCTCGGGAAGGCGATAGGCTTCTACTCGAATGAATCTTACGACTTAGCTCTTCTTTATGTTAACAAGTCTCTGGACATCGATCCCGCCTACCCCGACGCCTGGAGTCTGAAGGGGTACATCCTCAGCGATCTGGGACGGCTGGACGAGGCCCTGTCTTGCTTCAACCGGTCCCTGGAGATCGACCCCCAGGACCCCCACATCTGGTACAGCAAGGGCTTCGTCCTCTACGGCCTGGGGATCTACGACGAGGCTATCGACTGTTACGACCGGGCGATGGAGTTCAACTCCACCGGCCCCGACCTATGGCGGGCGAGGGGGCTCGCCCTCTACAGCCTGGGGAGGTATGAGGAGGCGGTGAGGTCTTACGATGAGGCCATCGTCTTCGACCCCGCCCAGGGGGACCTCTGGTACCAGAAGGGGCTCGCCCTCTGCGGCCTTGGGCGTTACGAGAAGGCCATCGAATCTTACGACTTCGCCATCACCATCGACGGGGATGACGCCGCCTCCTGGCACGGCAAGGCTCTCGCCCTCTACAGCCTCGGGAGGGCGGAGGAGGCGATCGATTGTTACGACCGGGCGATCGATATCGACCCCTCCCTCACCGACGTCTGGTACAACAAGGGGATAGCCCTCTACGCCCTCGGAAGGCATGAGGAGGCGTTCAAATGCTACGACGCCGCCGTCGAGATCGACCCCCTTTACCACCCCGCCTGGTTCAACAAGGGGCTCGCCTTCTACAGCCTCGGGAGGGTGGAGGAGGCGATCGACTGCTACGACCGGGCTATCGATATCGATCCTAGCCTCGTCGCCGTCTGGAACAACAAGGGGAACGCCCTCTACGCCCTCGGAAGGTTCGACGAAGCCCAGGAATGTTATCGGAGGGCGGTGGAGATAGATCCGGAGTACTCCAACCCCTGGTACAACCTGGGGGTGGTCCTCCAGCGGCTCGGAAGAGGGGAGGAGGCGCTGGAGGCCTACGACCGGCTGATCGAGATCGACCCGAACCTGTCGGAGGCGTGGTACAACCGGGGGCTCGCCCTCTACAGCCTGGGTAGGTATGACGAGGCCGCGGGCTGCTACGACCGGGTGCTGGAGATCGACCCGGAGAATGGGGACGTCTGGTACGACAAGGCCCTCGCCCTGGGCAGCCTCGGCAGGTACGAGGAGGCCCTCGACTGTTACGACGAGGCCCTGGAGGCGGGCCCGCGCCGGCCGGAAGTCCTGAACAACAGGTGCAACATCCTCTACTCCCTCGAGAGGTACAACGAATCCGTCGGGTGTTACGGCGATGTAATAGGGATCGACCCGGGGTACGAGAACGCCTGGTACAACCGGGGGGTGGCCCTCTACACCCTGGGGAGGTACGAGGAGGCTTCCGCCAGCTACGGCGAGGCGGCGGCCCTCAACGGCTCCCGGGTCGACGCCTGGGTCGGGATGGGAGACGCCTTCGCCGCCGCCGGGATCTACGATCGGGCGGTCGAGGCTTACGACGGGGCGATCGCCCTCTATCCCGGCGACCCGGCGGTCTGGTACAACCGGGGCCTCCTCCTCTACAACGCGAGCCGGCTGGAGGAGGCGGTCGAGAGCTTCGACGAGGTGATCGAGATCGACCCCTCTTATGAGGGGGTTTGGAGGCTGAAGGGGCTCGCCCTCTACGCCCTCGGGCGGTCTGATGAGGCGATAGATTGCTACGACGAGGCCCTGGAGATCAGCCCGTCGGAGGTCTCCCTCTGGTACAACCGGGGGGTCGTCCTCTTCAGCCTGGGGAGGTACGGCGAGGCGATAGAGAGCTACGACCGGGTCATAGAGCTCGACCGGTACGAGAAGGGGGAGGCCCTCTACAGCCTGGGGAGGTACGACGAGGCGATAGAATGCTACGAGAAGGTTTTAGAGGTGAGCCCCCTGGAGGCGAAGGCCTGGTACCAGAAGGGTCTGGCCCACCAGATCCTCGGCGATTATGAGCGATCCGCCGAATGCTACGACCGCGTCGTCGAGATAGACCCCGGCTATGAGGAGGTCATCCTCAGGAGGGGGTTCGTCCTCCTGAGGCTGGGAGATTACGATGGCGCCCTCGCCTCCTACGACCTCGCCCTTCAGGAGGACCCCGACGACCTGGAGGCGGCCCGGGGGAGGGGGGAGGCCCTCCTCGCCCTCGGGAGGTTCGAGGAGGCCTCCGCCACCTTCGATCGGATCCTGGCGAACGCCTCCGAGGACGGCGGCGCCTGGCACGGCCGGGGGCTCGCCCTGGCGGGCCTCCTGAGGTACGACGAGGCGATAGACAGCTACGATCGGGCTATCGCCATCAACTCCTCGGATAACCTCCTCTGGATCGGGAGGGGCGGGGTCCTGGAGGAGGCGGGGAGGCTCGAGGATGCCGTAGCCTCCTTCGATCGGGCCATCGCCCTCGATCAAGAGGATCCGGAGGCGTGGTCGATGAGGGGCCGGGCCCTCATGAAGGCGGGGAGGCTGGAGGATGCCGCCGCCTCCTTCGATCGGGCGATCGCCCTCGACCCCTCCTCCGGGGAGGCGCAGCGGGGGAGGGGTTCGGTCTTCGAGGCCCAGGGCCGGGCGGAGGAGGCGATCGGATGCTACGAGGCGGCCATCGCCCTCGACCCGCCGACGCCGGAGCGTGGCTCCGGAGGGGCGGGGTCCTGGCGGGGCTGGGCAGGACGGGAGAGGCTCTGGAGAGCTATGAGAGGGCCTCCGAGGCCGACCCCTCCTCCGCCGAGGTCTGGAAGAGGAAGGGGGACCTCCTCTCCAGCATGA
- a CDS encoding GNAT family N-acetyltransferase, with amino-acid sequence MRIRRGRPGDLPTVLALERACFPPEVAFPAETVALILAEATALVAEGGSIVGFVAGFARGGWGKVLTLEVLPEGRGRGVGRRLMVALEEELASQGAKAALLEVSAENERAVALYAGLGYGKAGLLRGYYGPGRDALLMTRRLKPPDGGSGSFSPPEGRRSGRAGPSSKPKNISTNRAI; translated from the coding sequence ATGAGGATCCGAAGGGGCCGGCCCGGGGACCTCCCCACGGTCCTCGCCCTGGAGAGGGCCTGCTTCCCCCCGGAGGTGGCCTTCCCCGCCGAGACCGTCGCCCTCATCCTGGCGGAGGCGACGGCCCTGGTGGCCGAGGGGGGGTCCATAGTCGGGTTCGTCGCGGGCTTTGCGAGGGGAGGGTGGGGGAAGGTCCTGACCCTGGAGGTCCTCCCCGAAGGGCGCGGCCGGGGCGTGGGCCGGAGGCTGATGGTGGCGCTGGAGGAGGAGCTCGCCTCCCAGGGGGCAAAGGCCGCCCTCCTCGAGGTCTCGGCGGAGAACGAGAGGGCCGTCGCCCTCTACGCCGGCCTCGGCTACGGGAAGGCCGGCCTCCTGCGGGGCTACTACGGCCCCGGGAGGGACGCCCTCCTGATGACCAGGAGGCTCAAGCCGCCTGACGGTGGATCAGGGTCCTTCTCCCCTCCAGAAGGGCGGAGGTCCGGAAGGGCGGGGCCTTCCTCCAAACCAAAAAATATATCGACAAATAGAGCGATCTGA